A single Comamonas sp. NLF-1-9 DNA region contains:
- a CDS encoding alpha/beta fold hydrolase, whose protein sequence is MQAFTLTGSGAPVAVRRFDGAGAAHASVVIGNAVGVHQRYYQDFAVWLAAQGWRVYTFDWRGQGESLAGPMRDARPSMQDWVRDYEAVIAHARAQLPGRPLYLIGHSLGAQLPGLFSRPQDVGGLLAVAAGSGYWRVNAPQLRRRILPFWYLVMPAATWWAGYFPGARLGMVGDLPASIAWQWRRWCLHPRYAMGAEQAVESYARVRFPIHLLRMMDDEMMSEQANHDLLAMYPGAAQRVQSLGAQEAGGQRIGHLGFFKPRFETLLWPHADAVLRAWCGVAQTTEALAQQGHTRAP, encoded by the coding sequence ATGCAGGCGTTCACGCTCACGGGCAGCGGCGCGCCAGTCGCCGTCCGGCGTTTTGACGGCGCGGGCGCGGCGCATGCCAGCGTGGTCATCGGCAATGCGGTGGGCGTGCACCAGCGCTACTACCAGGACTTTGCCGTCTGGCTGGCGGCGCAGGGCTGGCGCGTCTACACCTTCGACTGGCGTGGCCAGGGCGAATCGCTCGCCGGGCCGATGCGCGACGCGCGGCCCTCGATGCAGGACTGGGTGCGCGACTACGAAGCCGTCATCGCCCATGCCCGGGCGCAACTGCCGGGGCGCCCGCTCTACCTCATTGGCCACAGCCTGGGCGCGCAACTGCCGGGGCTGTTCAGCCGGCCGCAGGACGTGGGCGGCCTGCTGGCCGTGGCCGCAGGCAGCGGCTATTGGCGCGTGAATGCGCCGCAGCTCAGGCGGCGCATCCTGCCGTTTTGGTATCTGGTCATGCCGGCGGCGACGTGGTGGGCCGGCTATTTCCCGGGCGCGCGCCTGGGCATGGTGGGCGACCTGCCCGCGAGCATCGCCTGGCAATGGCGCCGCTGGTGCCTGCACCCGCGCTACGCCATGGGCGCGGAGCAGGCGGTGGAAAGCTATGCGCGCGTGCGCTTTCCCATCCATCTGCTGCGCATGATGGACGACGAGATGATGAGCGAGCAGGCCAACCACGACCTGCTGGCCATGTACCCCGGCGCGGCGCAGCGGGTGCAGAGCTTGGGCGCGCAGGAGGCGGGCGGCCAGCGCATAGGGCACCTGGGCTTCTTCAAGCCGCGCTTCGAGACGCTGCTCTGGCCCCATGCCGATGCGGTGCTGCGCGCCTGGTGCGGCGTCGCGCAGACGACCGAAGCGCTGGCGCAGCAAGGGCACACTCGCGCTCCATGA
- a CDS encoding acetyl-CoA C-acyltransferase, giving the protein MSKQIQDAYIVAATRTPIGKSHKGFFRNYRPDDLLATILRAALAQVPTLDPAAVEDVIAGCAIPEAQQGLNVARIAAVLAGLPKSVGGVTVNRFCASGLTAVQMAADRIRVGEAEVMIAAGVESMSMVPMMGNSPSLSPSIFAGGDEDVGIAYGMGLTAEKVAQQWKVTREAQDAFALESHRRSIAAQQAGRFADEITPIEVTDRGLDLASGEPVVKTRTVNLDEGPRPDTTLEGLAKLRTVFAARGTVTAGNSSQTSDGAGALILASEAALKRFNLKPLARFVSFANRGVRPEIMGVGPIDAIPAALKLAGLKHEDMGWIELNEAFAAQSLAVINTLGLNTEVVNPMGGAISLGHPLGATGAIRSATVVHALQREKLKYGMVTMCVGMGQGAAGIFERV; this is encoded by the coding sequence ATGAGCAAGCAAATCCAGGACGCCTACATCGTCGCCGCCACGCGCACGCCGATAGGCAAATCGCACAAGGGCTTTTTCCGCAACTACCGGCCCGACGACCTGCTGGCTACCATCTTGCGCGCGGCGCTGGCGCAGGTGCCGACGCTGGACCCGGCGGCGGTGGAAGACGTGATTGCCGGCTGCGCCATCCCCGAGGCGCAGCAAGGCCTGAACGTGGCGCGCATTGCCGCGGTGCTGGCCGGCCTGCCCAAGAGCGTGGGCGGGGTGACGGTCAACCGCTTTTGCGCCTCGGGCCTGACCGCCGTGCAGATGGCGGCCGACCGCATCCGCGTGGGCGAGGCCGAGGTGATGATCGCCGCCGGCGTGGAGAGCATGAGCATGGTGCCCATGATGGGCAACAGCCCGAGTCTTTCGCCCAGCATCTTCGCGGGCGGCGACGAGGACGTGGGCATTGCCTACGGCATGGGCCTCACCGCCGAGAAGGTCGCCCAGCAGTGGAAGGTGACGCGCGAAGCGCAGGACGCGTTTGCGCTGGAATCGCACCGGCGCTCGATTGCCGCGCAGCAGGCCGGGCGTTTTGCCGATGAGATCACGCCGATCGAGGTGACCGACCGCGGCCTTGACCTGGCTTCGGGCGAGCCCGTAGTGAAGACGCGCACCGTGAACCTGGACGAAGGCCCGCGCCCCGACACCACGCTCGAGGGCCTGGCCAAGCTGCGCACCGTGTTTGCCGCGCGCGGCACGGTGACCGCGGGCAACAGCAGCCAGACGAGCGATGGCGCGGGTGCGCTGATTCTGGCGAGCGAGGCGGCGCTCAAGCGCTTCAACCTCAAGCCCCTGGCGCGTTTTGTCAGCTTTGCCAACCGCGGCGTGCGCCCCGAGATCATGGGGGTGGGGCCGATCGATGCGATTCCGGCGGCGCTCAAGCTCGCCGGCCTCAAGCACGAGGACATGGGCTGGATAGAGCTCAACGAAGCCTTTGCCGCCCAGTCGCTGGCGGTGATCAACACGCTGGGGCTCAACACCGAGGTGGTCAACCCCATGGGCGGCGCGATCTCGCTTGGTCACCCGCTGGGCGCAACCGGCGCGATCCGCTCGGCCACGGTGGTGCACGCGCTGCAGCGCGAGAAGCTGAAGTACGGCATGGTCACGATGTGCGTGGGCATGGGCCAGGGGGCGGCGGGCATTTTCGAGCGCGTCTGA
- a CDS encoding endonuclease domain-containing protein gives MQYQASTRARGNAAALRRTMTDSERKLWSRLRGEQLGVKFRRQHPLGSYVADFACLAPRLIVELDGSQHLTQAGYDARRDAFFRDQGFEVLRFDSNAPLTQLEGVLQRILETLQALPAPIPAFHQMGKDLTPQGV, from the coding sequence ATGCAGTACCAGGCCAGCACCCGGGCGCGCGGCAACGCTGCGGCATTGCGCCGCACCATGACGGACTCCGAGCGCAAGCTCTGGAGCCGCCTGCGTGGCGAACAACTGGGCGTGAAGTTTCGCCGCCAGCACCCTTTGGGCAGCTACGTCGCCGACTTTGCCTGCCTGGCGCCAAGGCTGATCGTGGAGCTGGACGGTTCACAACATCTGACGCAGGCCGGCTACGACGCGCGTCGGGATGCGTTCTTTCGCGATCAAGGGTTCGAGGTGCTGCGGTTTGACAGCAACGCGCCGTTGACCCAACTGGAAGGGGTGTTGCAGCGGATTCTGGAAACGCTCCAGGCGCTGCCGGCCCCCATCCCCGCCTTCCACCAAATGGGGAAGGACTTGACACCCCAAGGAGTTTGA
- a CDS encoding 3-hydroxyacyl-CoA dehydrogenase/enoyl-CoA hydratase family protein yields MSRFNVKKVAVLGAGVMGAQIAAHLINVKVPVVLFDLPAKEGPKSAIALKAIANLKKLKPSPIGVASDADLIEPANYEEHLGLLGECDLVIEAIAERMDWKQDLYHKIAPHVPAHTLLASNTSGLSITKLSEALPEQLRHRFCGIHFFNPPRYMPLVELIATPATEPRVLDQLEAFVTSGLGKGVVRAKDTPNFIANRIGIAGILSTMKEAEKYGLSVDVVDDLTGKKLGRASSGTFRTADVVGLDTMAHVIKTMQDNLSPETDPFYDSFATPPVLAKLIELGHLGQKTKAGFYKKVGRDILRFELESEDYVPAGAKADEVYGRMLKKPAAERLKLLRNAQGAEGQFLWAILRNGFHYAALHLAEIAETARDVDQAMRWGFGMKQGPFELWQEAGWLEVAKMVQEDIDAGRALTRAPLPDWVFKGPVADAGGVHTAQGSWSPSAGKFIARRAMPVYERQYFPEKLLGEDQLPDWRSGGTTISDGEGLRLWTLDAGDCEKSEQVLIASIKSKMHAIGPAVIEELGEALDLAEREYAAMVIWSGDAPFSVGADLQAAMPAFIAAGVDAIDGLSQELQNTMLRIRYAQVPVVAAVHGMALGGGCELAIYCARRVAHMESYMGLVEIGVGLVPGAGGLTYIARRAAENAQASTGKDLLPFLTEGFTAAATAKVGTSAIESRAIGYLLGSDIIVPHKEELLYVAVNEARAMAASGWRAPLKRSFPVAGRSGTATIRGQLVNMRAGGFISDHDQHIATLIAEIVCGGDVDAGTLVNEEYLMALERKAFCALIQHPKTQERILGMLSTGKPVRN; encoded by the coding sequence ATGTCCCGATTCAACGTGAAAAAAGTCGCCGTCCTCGGCGCGGGCGTGATGGGCGCGCAGATCGCCGCGCACCTCATCAATGTCAAGGTGCCAGTGGTGCTGTTCGACTTGCCGGCAAAGGAAGGCCCAAAGAGCGCCATCGCGCTCAAGGCGATTGCCAATCTGAAGAAGCTCAAGCCCTCGCCCATAGGCGTGGCGAGCGATGCCGACCTGATCGAGCCCGCCAATTACGAAGAGCACCTGGGGCTGCTGGGCGAATGCGATCTGGTGATCGAGGCGATTGCCGAGCGCATGGACTGGAAGCAGGACCTCTACCACAAGATCGCGCCGCACGTGCCGGCGCACACGCTGCTGGCATCCAACACCTCGGGCCTGTCGATCACCAAGCTCAGCGAGGCGCTGCCCGAGCAGTTGCGCCATCGCTTTTGCGGCATCCACTTCTTCAACCCGCCGCGCTATATGCCGCTGGTGGAGCTGATCGCCACGCCTGCCACCGAGCCGCGCGTGCTCGATCAGCTCGAAGCCTTCGTCACCAGCGGCCTGGGCAAGGGCGTGGTGCGGGCCAAGGACACGCCCAACTTCATTGCCAATCGCATTGGCATTGCCGGCATCCTCTCGACCATGAAAGAGGCCGAGAAGTACGGCCTGAGTGTTGACGTGGTCGACGACCTCACCGGCAAGAAGCTCGGGCGCGCGTCCAGCGGAACCTTTCGCACCGCCGACGTGGTGGGCCTGGACACCATGGCCCACGTCATCAAGACCATGCAGGACAACCTGAGTCCTGAAACCGACCCCTTCTACGACAGCTTCGCCACGCCGCCGGTGCTGGCCAAGCTGATCGAGCTGGGCCATCTGGGCCAGAAGACCAAGGCGGGTTTTTACAAGAAGGTGGGGCGCGACATCCTGCGCTTTGAGCTGGAGAGCGAGGACTACGTGCCCGCTGGCGCCAAGGCCGACGAGGTCTATGGCCGCATGCTCAAGAAACCTGCGGCCGAGCGCCTGAAGCTGCTGCGCAACGCCCAGGGCGCCGAGGGGCAATTCCTCTGGGCCATTTTGCGCAACGGCTTTCACTACGCCGCGCTGCACCTGGCCGAGATTGCCGAGACCGCGCGCGACGTGGACCAGGCCATGCGCTGGGGCTTTGGCATGAAGCAAGGCCCCTTCGAGCTATGGCAGGAAGCCGGCTGGCTCGAGGTGGCGAAGATGGTGCAGGAGGACATAGACGCCGGCCGGGCGCTCACGCGCGCGCCGCTGCCCGACTGGGTCTTCAAGGGCCCGGTGGCGGACGCCGGCGGCGTGCATACCGCCCAGGGTTCGTGGAGTCCATCTGCTGGCAAATTCATAGCGCGCCGCGCAATGCCCGTCTACGAAAGACAGTATTTTCCTGAAAAACTGCTGGGTGAAGACCAGTTGCCCGACTGGCGCAGCGGCGGCACCACCATCAGCGACGGCGAAGGCCTGCGCCTGTGGACGCTGGATGCGGGCGACTGCGAGAAGTCCGAGCAGGTCTTGATCGCCTCCATCAAAAGCAAGATGCACGCCATCGGTCCGGCGGTGATCGAGGAGCTGGGTGAGGCGCTTGACCTGGCCGAGCGCGAATACGCCGCCATGGTGATCTGGTCGGGCGACGCGCCGTTTTCCGTCGGCGCCGACCTGCAGGCCGCGATGCCGGCCTTCATCGCCGCCGGCGTGGACGCGATCGACGGGCTGTCGCAAGAGCTGCAAAACACCATGCTGCGCATCCGCTACGCCCAGGTGCCGGTGGTCGCGGCCGTGCACGGCATGGCGCTGGGCGGCGGCTGCGAGCTGGCGATCTACTGCGCGCGCCGCGTGGCGCACATGGAAAGCTACATGGGCCTGGTGGAAATCGGCGTCGGACTGGTGCCGGGCGCGGGGGGGCTGACCTACATCGCTCGCCGCGCCGCGGAAAACGCCCAGGCCAGCACCGGCAAGGACTTGCTGCCCTTCCTGACCGAAGGCTTCACCGCCGCCGCCACCGCCAAGGTGGGCACGAGCGCGATCGAATCGCGCGCCATCGGCTATCTGCTGGGCAGCGACATCATCGTGCCGCACAAGGAAGAGCTCTTGTACGTCGCGGTGAACGAGGCACGCGCCATGGCCGCGAGCGGCTGGCGCGCACCGCTCAAGCGCAGCTTCCCGGTGGCGGGGCGCAGCGGCACCGCGACCATCCGCGGGCAACTCGTGAACATGCGCGCCGGCGGCTTCATCAGCGACCACGACCAGCACATCGCCACGCTGATTGCCGAGATCGTCTGCGGCGGCGACGTGGACGCGGGCACGCTGGTGAACGAGGAATACCTGATGGCCCTGGAGCGCAAGGCCTTCTGCGCGCTGATCCAGCACCCGAAGACGCAGGAGCGCATTCTGGGCATGCTCAGCACCGGCAAGCCGGTGCGCAATTGA
- a CDS encoding DUF2147 domain-containing protein, producing MYKALTAIFAIVISAPAWAQMTPVGTWNSIDDKTGQPKAEIRIVDQGGALSGRVEKSLQPSSQPLCTECTDDRKDQPKIGMEIIRGGKKAADGDVWEGGKILDPDNGKEYRATFTPIEGGKELQVRGFIGPFFRTQVWKRVQ from the coding sequence ATGTACAAAGCGCTGACAGCTATCTTTGCAATAGTAATCTCGGCCCCCGCCTGGGCGCAGATGACGCCCGTGGGCACGTGGAACAGCATTGACGACAAGACCGGCCAACCCAAGGCCGAGATCCGCATCGTGGATCAGGGCGGCGCGCTCAGCGGGCGGGTGGAAAAGAGCCTGCAGCCCAGCAGCCAGCCGCTGTGCACCGAATGCACGGACGACCGCAAGGACCAGCCCAAGATCGGCATGGAGATCATCCGCGGCGGCAAGAAGGCCGCGGACGGCGACGTGTGGGAGGGCGGCAAGATCCTCGACCCCGACAACGGCAAGGAATACCGCGCCACCTTCACCCCCATCGAGGGCGGCAAGGAGCTGCAGGTGCGCGGCTTCATCGGCCCCTTCTTTCGCACGCAGGTGTGGAAGCGGGTGCAGTAA
- a CDS encoding acyl-CoA dehydrogenase C-terminal domain-containing protein, which yields MPSYTPPLRDMQFVMHEVFHATDEFKAMPRYAEVDVDTVNAVLEEAGRFAAEVTFPLNISGDAEGCQLDPATHEVTTPKGFKEAYQKYVEGGWAALSCDPEYGGQGLPFALNQCLYEMLNSANQAWTMYPGLSHGAYEALVAHGTDEQKKTYLSKLTSGEWTGTMCLTEPHCGTDLGLLRTKAEPVGDGTYKITGNKIFISAGEHGFTDNIVHLVLARLPDAPKGSKGISLFVVPKFKVNADGSLGERNPIFCTALEHKMGIHGNATCALTLDGAVGTLVGEANKGLAAMFVMMNAARLGVGNQSLGLTEVAFQNALAYAKERLQMRSLSGKKAKDKEADPIIVHPDVRKMLLTARAWADGARALQLFCSLLVDKAHHHPDEKVRKDSDQLVALLTPIVKAFVTDNGFAATNACMQVFGGHGYIKESGMEQFVRDARINMIYEGTNTVQSLDLLGRKVLGDQGAALKKLGKLVGQLVQEEGVNEQMAEFINPIAILGEQMTKFTTEIGFKGFQNPDEVGAAAVDYLRVAGHLVFGYLFARMAQVALRRIAEGSSDPFYTAKLQTARFYFAKLFPEIHSLMRTARAGSKSLMDTDAVLA from the coding sequence ATGCCCAGTTACACGCCGCCGCTGCGCGACATGCAGTTCGTGATGCACGAGGTGTTTCACGCCACCGACGAATTCAAGGCCATGCCGCGCTACGCCGAGGTCGACGTGGACACGGTGAATGCGGTACTGGAGGAGGCGGGCAGGTTTGCCGCCGAGGTGACTTTTCCGCTGAACATCAGCGGCGATGCCGAAGGCTGCCAGCTCGACCCGGCGACGCACGAGGTGACGACGCCCAAGGGCTTCAAGGAGGCCTATCAAAAATACGTGGAAGGCGGCTGGGCGGCGCTGTCCTGCGACCCCGAATACGGCGGCCAGGGCCTGCCCTTCGCGCTCAACCAGTGCCTCTACGAGATGCTCAACAGCGCCAACCAGGCCTGGACCATGTACCCCGGCCTGTCGCACGGCGCCTACGAGGCGCTGGTGGCGCACGGCACCGACGAGCAGAAGAAGACCTATCTGTCCAAGCTCACCAGCGGCGAGTGGACCGGCACCATGTGCCTGACCGAGCCGCACTGCGGCACCGACCTGGGCCTGCTGCGCACCAAGGCCGAGCCGGTCGGCGACGGCACTTACAAGATCACCGGCAACAAGATCTTCATCAGCGCGGGCGAGCACGGCTTTACCGACAACATCGTGCACCTGGTGCTTGCGCGCCTGCCCGATGCGCCCAAGGGTTCCAAGGGCATCAGCCTGTTCGTCGTGCCCAAGTTCAAGGTGAACGCCGATGGCTCGCTGGGCGAGCGCAACCCCATCTTCTGCACCGCGCTGGAGCACAAGATGGGTATCCACGGCAACGCCACCTGTGCGCTGACGCTGGACGGCGCCGTCGGCACCCTGGTGGGCGAGGCGAACAAGGGCCTGGCCGCCATGTTCGTGATGATGAACGCCGCGCGCCTGGGCGTGGGCAACCAGTCGCTGGGCCTGACCGAAGTGGCCTTCCAGAACGCCCTGGCCTACGCGAAGGAGCGGCTGCAGATGCGCTCGCTCTCCGGCAAGAAGGCCAAGGACAAGGAGGCCGACCCCATCATCGTGCATCCCGACGTGCGCAAGATGCTGCTCACCGCGCGCGCCTGGGCCGACGGGGCCCGCGCGCTGCAACTGTTTTGCTCGCTGCTGGTGGACAAGGCGCACCACCATCCGGACGAGAAGGTGCGCAAGGACAGCGACCAGCTCGTCGCGCTGCTCACGCCCATCGTCAAGGCCTTCGTGACCGACAACGGCTTTGCCGCGACCAATGCCTGCATGCAGGTCTTTGGCGGCCATGGCTACATCAAGGAGTCGGGCATGGAGCAGTTCGTGCGCGACGCGCGCATCAACATGATCTACGAGGGCACGAACACCGTGCAGTCGCTCGACCTGCTGGGGCGCAAGGTGCTGGGCGACCAGGGCGCGGCGCTCAAGAAGCTGGGCAAGCTCGTCGGCCAGTTGGTGCAGGAAGAGGGCGTGAACGAACAGATGGCCGAGTTCATCAACCCGATCGCCATCCTGGGCGAGCAGATGACCAAGTTCACCACCGAGATCGGCTTCAAGGGCTTTCAAAACCCCGACGAGGTGGGCGCGGCCGCAGTGGACTACCTGCGCGTGGCCGGCCACCTGGTGTTTGGCTACCTGTTTGCGCGCATGGCCCAGGTGGCGCTGCGCAGAATTGCCGAAGGCAGCAGCGACCCGTTCTACACCGCCAAGCTGCAGACGGCGCGCTTTTACTTTGCCAAGCTGTTCCCCGAGATTCACTCGCTGATGCGCACCGCGCGGGCGGGCAGCAAGAGTCTGATGGATACCGACGCGGTGCTGGCTTGA
- a CDS encoding TetR/AcrR family transcriptional regulator has protein sequence MPVSLISSHSGARRSGGARAAHKGQQTKAAIVDAALQLATQVGLEGLSIGAVAEATGMSKSGVFAHFGSREELQISVIHEYHQRFEQEVFQPALQLPRGLPRLKALFDHWMQRTSVEIDSGCIYISGAAEFDDRPGPVRDALAESVRIWLAAMRRAIVQCRDCGQLRADADEAQMLFGIHGLILALHYEARFLKLPGAIERAHRGFDNILLRYALPEPA, from the coding sequence ATGCCCGTCTCTCTCATTTCCTCCCATTCCGGCGCACGCCGCTCCGGCGGTGCGCGCGCGGCGCACAAGGGTCAGCAGACCAAGGCGGCCATCGTCGATGCAGCCTTGCAGCTGGCCACGCAGGTGGGGCTGGAGGGGCTGTCCATAGGCGCGGTGGCCGAGGCCACGGGCATGAGCAAGTCGGGCGTGTTTGCGCACTTCGGCTCGCGCGAAGAACTGCAGATTTCCGTCATCCATGAATACCACCAGCGCTTCGAGCAGGAGGTGTTCCAGCCCGCCCTGCAGCTGCCGCGCGGACTGCCCCGGCTCAAGGCCTTGTTCGACCACTGGATGCAGCGCACCTCTGTGGAGATCGATTCGGGCTGCATCTACATCAGCGGCGCGGCCGAGTTCGACGACCGGCCAGGCCCGGTGCGCGACGCGCTGGCCGAGTCGGTGCGCATCTGGCTCGCGGCCATGCGCCGCGCCATCGTGCAGTGCCGCGACTGCGGCCAACTGCGCGCCGACGCGGACGAGGCGCAGATGCTGTTTGGCATCCACGGTCTGATTCTTGCCCTGCATTACGAGGCGCGTTTCCTCAAGCTGCCCGGCGCGATCGAGCGCGCGCACCGGGGTTTCGACAACATTCTGCTGCGCTACGCCCTGCCCGAGCCGGCATGA
- a CDS encoding BrnT family toxin: protein MRIEFDADKHAKTFAERGLDFADAQYVFDGVTATRPDERQDCGEPRLQTLGLLRGRAVAVVWTPRGDARRIISMRYCHDSEIQTFGLG, encoded by the coding sequence ATGCGTATCGAGTTCGATGCCGACAAGCACGCCAAAACATTTGCTGAGCGCGGGCTCGATTTCGCCGATGCACAGTACGTATTCGACGGCGTCACCGCCACGCGGCCCGACGAACGCCAGGACTGCGGCGAACCGCGCTTGCAGACACTCGGGCTGCTGCGCGGACGCGCCGTCGCGGTGGTCTGGACACCGCGCGGCGATGCTCGCCGCATCATTTCAATGAGGTACTGCCATGACAGTGAAATCCAAACCTTCGGCCTGGGTTGA
- a CDS encoding BrnA antitoxin family protein, producing MTVKSKPSAWVDPDDAPVWRAKDIESAQWQVSTRKVSATQGLALLRTAARRGRPVGSTKEGSKQAVTIRYSPEVLAAFRAGGPGWQTRMNDALLEWVRAHQQA from the coding sequence ATGACAGTGAAATCCAAACCTTCGGCCTGGGTTGACCCGGACGACGCACCCGTCTGGCGCGCCAAGGACATCGAGAGCGCCCAGTGGCAGGTCAGCACGCGCAAGGTCAGCGCCACGCAAGGCTTGGCCCTGCTGCGCACCGCCGCCCGGCGCGGGCGGCCGGTGGGCAGCACCAAGGAAGGCAGCAAGCAAGCCGTGACCATCCGCTACAGCCCCGAGGTCCTGGCGGCATTTCGCGCCGGCGGGCCAGGATGGCAAACCCGCATGAACGACGCACTGCTGGAGTGGGTGCGCGCACACCAGCAGGCCTGA
- the argB gene encoding acetylglutamate kinase: MTESISIQARDKAEILAQALPYIRQFHGKTLVIKYGGNAMTDPALQQDFAEDVVLLKLVGMNPVVVHGGGPQIEAALKRLGKQGHFIQGMRVTDAETMEVVEWVLAGEVQQDIVGLINQVGGKAVGLTGRDGGLIRAKKLKLLDHKDPSVEHDVGQVGEIVAVDCSVVKALQDDAFIPVVSPIGFGSDNESYNINADVVASRLATELQAEKLLLLTNIPGVLDKAGQLLPELTAAQIDALIQDGTISGGMLPKLAGAIEAAKAGVNAVHIVDGRVPHAMLLEVLTDQAYGTMIRG; the protein is encoded by the coding sequence ATGACCGAATCCATTTCAATCCAAGCGCGCGACAAGGCCGAGATCCTGGCCCAGGCGCTGCCCTACATCCGCCAGTTCCACGGCAAGACGCTGGTGATCAAGTACGGCGGCAACGCCATGACCGACCCGGCGCTGCAGCAGGACTTTGCCGAGGACGTGGTGCTGCTCAAGCTGGTGGGCATGAACCCGGTGGTGGTGCATGGCGGCGGGCCGCAGATCGAGGCGGCGCTCAAACGCCTGGGCAAGCAGGGGCACTTCATCCAGGGCATGCGCGTGACCGACGCCGAGACCATGGAGGTGGTCGAGTGGGTGCTGGCCGGCGAGGTGCAGCAGGACATCGTCGGCCTGATCAACCAGGTGGGCGGCAAGGCCGTGGGCCTTACCGGGCGCGACGGCGGCCTGATCCGCGCGAAGAAGCTCAAGCTGCTGGACCACAAGGACCCGAGCGTGGAGCACGACGTGGGCCAGGTGGGCGAGATCGTGGCGGTGGACTGCAGCGTGGTCAAGGCGCTGCAAGACGATGCCTTCATCCCCGTGGTTAGCCCCATCGGCTTCGGCAGCGACAACGAGAGCTACAACATCAACGCCGACGTCGTGGCGAGTCGCCTGGCGACCGAGCTGCAGGCGGAAAAGCTGCTGCTGCTGACCAACATCCCCGGCGTGCTGGACAAGGCCGGCCAGTTGCTGCCCGAGCTGACGGCGGCGCAGATCGACGCGCTGATCCAGGACGGCACCATCTCCGGCGGCATGCTGCCCAAGCTCGCCGGCGCGATCGAAGCGGCCAAGGCGGGGGTGAATGCGGTGCACATCGTCGATGGGCGCGTGCCGCATGCGATGCTGCTGGAGGTTTTGACCGACCAGGCCTACGGGACGATGATCCGGGGGTAG